A genome region from Cervus canadensis isolate Bull #8, Minnesota chromosome 10, ASM1932006v1, whole genome shotgun sequence includes the following:
- the LOC122447821 gene encoding 60S ribosomal protein L10-like produces MQPVACTGSPKGPWRQLFLVGIHDWPAVSQSRLQTGMRGAFGKPQGTVARVHIGQVIMSIRTKLQNKEHVIEALRRAKFKFPGRQKIHISKKWGFTKFNADEFENMVAEKRLIPDGCGVKYIPNRGPLDKWRALHS; encoded by the coding sequence ATGCAACCTGTTGCCTGTACAGGTAGCCCTAAGGGACCTTGGAGACAACTCTTCCTAGTGGGCATTCATGACTGGCCTGCTGTTTCTCAATCTAGACTCCAGACAGGTATGCGTGGTGCCtttggaaagccccagggcacagtggccagGGTCCACATTGGCCAGGTCATAATGTCCATCCGCACCAAGCTGCAGAACAAGGAGCATGTGATTGAAGCCCTCCGCCgggccaagttcaagttccctggcCGTCAGAAGATCCACATCTCCAAGAAGTGGGGATTTACCAAGTTCAATGCGGATGAATTTGAGAACATGGTGGCAGAAAAGCGACTCATCCCGGACGGCTGTGGGGTCAAATACATCCCTAATCGTGGTCCCCTGGACAAATGGCGGGCCCTGCACTCATGA